A genomic window from Sulfurimonas sp. hsl 1-7 includes:
- a CDS encoding peptidylprolyl isomerase, with protein MNKAKKLLSVVLLAGTIASAQTLVTVNGKAITQEDVDSELMRATQGRFNQVPPEKQAAFRQQVLQQLIGKELIFEDAKKNGILKSKEYKEEYKKLEERMKEELAIQVWQKKLLDEIKISEKELKSYYKQNKEEFNEPKSVHARHILVATEDEAKKIISGLKSLSGEKLKDKFITEAKAKSTGPSGPKGGDLGYFTEGQMVPAFNDKVFSMKKGTVTTEPVKTQFGYHVIYLEDKKSAMTRKFDEVKAFIDQRLKMEKFKETMKKKMDSLQKKAVIK; from the coding sequence ATGAACAAGGCAAAAAAATTACTTTCTGTTGTTCTTCTTGCTGGAACAATTGCTTCAGCACAAACGTTAGTTACAGTAAACGGTAAAGCGATTACGCAAGAGGATGTTGATAGTGAGCTGATGAGAGCTACTCAGGGAAGATTTAATCAAGTTCCACCTGAAAAACAAGCTGCTTTCAGACAACAAGTACTGCAACAACTTATTGGCAAAGAACTGATTTTTGAAGATGCTAAGAAAAACGGTATCTTAAAATCTAAAGAGTATAAAGAAGAATACAAAAAGCTTGAAGAGCGTATGAAAGAAGAACTGGCTATTCAAGTATGGCAAAAGAAACTTTTAGATGAGATCAAAATCTCAGAAAAAGAGCTAAAAAGCTATTATAAACAAAACAAAGAAGAATTTAACGAACCAAAAAGTGTACATGCTCGTCATATCCTTGTAGCTACTGAAGATGAAGCAAAAAAAATCATTAGCGGTTTAAAATCTTTAAGCGGTGAAAAACTAAAAGATAAATTCATAACAGAAGCAAAAGCAAAATCGACTGGACCTAGTGGGCCTAAAGGTGGTGATTTAGGTTACTTTACTGAGGGTCAAATGGTACCTGCATTTAACGATAAAGTATTTTCTATGAAAAAAGGTACGGTAACAACAGAACCTGTAAAAACACAGTTTGGTTACCACGTTATCTATCTAGAGGATAAAAAATCTGCAATGACAAGAAAGTTCGATGAAGTAAAAGCATTTATCGATCAACGTCTTAAAATGGAAAAATTCAAAGAGACTATGAAGAAAAAAATGGACTCTTTACAAAAAAAAGCAGTTATCAAGTAA
- a CDS encoding response regulator — translation MGFFSIFSSNKTANEQKDVVRAPQTLHGGLEASLGREFFVELADENDDMLLYFLQGTGWIGANTTFLKKMNYHDISDFNRENESIRDIFLNESEEIFTESDKSWLDYIRKYKKDGYRVSILDKNSSDVIMIDAKAYQSKLNSRVYVLHLKDVTDIYKAEQKTKEIEKLKTKFLANIGHEFRTPMNGILGFVDLLEHTHLDAQQSEFISMIHRSSKSLMTNIETLLDLAQLQSGRLELSNEPFNLLPLVEMLSYSFCKQGKEKGIKVMSFVDPKLPHELNSDSKKIMQVLNALASNAIKFTPRGGKVIIEVKLLKRQQNGDCSIGFSVKDTGQGISEEQIALINEPFTAGNQADERLGVGLSLSSGLVKLLGSDLRITSDSSGTYVNFVLNFKNSSGQNYKMMPKKKVKVLLLDQSKIEEANFLTIYLRAFALDVIKSNQLDEHVYEDVDALYIVANQNDSSWILELGTYFKKVPVSILLDENEKLQTKLTHLVDDVINKPLLPSYMAKHLYAMNNIEMHTEKKEEFSIKDENITALVVEDNMINQRLIKLLLQGYNIDVETAANGLEAVQQYKKHNFDIVFMDIDMPQMNGIVATKEIKAVMSLGAKKTPIVALTALSMDGDREMILSEGLDDYLSKPLTRDKLELILEKYLKVHV, via the coding sequence ATGGGTTTCTTCTCTATTTTTTCATCAAATAAAACTGCAAATGAACAAAAAGATGTTGTACGTGCACCACAAACATTGCATGGTGGACTTGAGGCCAGTTTAGGGCGAGAGTTTTTTGTTGAACTTGCAGATGAAAATGATGATATGTTGCTTTACTTCCTTCAAGGAACAGGCTGGATAGGGGCAAATACAACTTTTTTAAAGAAAATGAACTATCATGATATATCAGACTTTAATAGAGAAAATGAGAGTATCAGAGATATCTTTTTAAATGAAAGTGAAGAGATCTTTACAGAATCAGATAAGTCTTGGCTGGACTATATAAGAAAATATAAAAAAGATGGTTATCGTGTCAGTATACTTGATAAAAACAGTTCCGATGTGATAATGATCGATGCAAAAGCGTATCAGTCAAAACTCAACAGTAGAGTTTACGTGCTTCATCTAAAAGATGTGACAGATATCTATAAAGCTGAACAAAAAACAAAAGAGATTGAAAAACTCAAAACAAAATTTTTAGCAAATATAGGGCATGAATTTAGAACTCCTATGAACGGAATTTTAGGTTTTGTGGATCTTCTTGAACATACCCATCTTGATGCGCAACAGAGTGAATTTATCAGTATGATCCATCGCTCTTCAAAAAGTTTGATGACAAATATTGAGACACTTTTAGACCTTGCTCAACTGCAAAGCGGCAGATTAGAACTTTCAAATGAACCTTTTAACCTTTTACCGTTAGTTGAGATGCTGTCATACAGTTTTTGTAAACAAGGCAAAGAAAAAGGGATCAAAGTTATGAGTTTTGTCGATCCTAAACTGCCACATGAACTCAACAGTGATTCCAAAAAAATTATGCAGGTTCTTAATGCTTTGGCATCTAATGCAATCAAGTTTACACCGCGCGGCGGAAAGGTAATCATTGAGGTAAAACTATTAAAACGTCAGCAAAACGGCGATTGTAGTATAGGATTTAGTGTTAAAGATACGGGACAAGGGATATCTGAAGAGCAAATTGCGCTTATAAATGAACCTTTTACTGCAGGAAACCAGGCCGATGAGAGACTCGGTGTGGGATTGAGTCTCTCATCTGGGCTTGTAAAGCTTCTTGGCTCAGACCTGCGCATTACAAGTGACAGTAGCGGTACATATGTAAACTTTGTTTTAAACTTCAAAAACTCTAGCGGGCAAAATTATAAAATGATGCCGAAGAAAAAAGTCAAAGTTTTATTGCTTGATCAATCTAAAATAGAAGAGGCAAACTTTTTAACTATCTATCTTCGTGCTTTTGCTTTGGATGTTATCAAATCAAACCAGTTGGATGAACATGTATATGAAGATGTAGATGCGTTGTATATTGTCGCAAACCAAAATGATTCTTCATGGATTCTCGAACTTGGAACATACTTTAAAAAAGTACCGGTTTCAATACTTCTTGATGAAAACGAAAAACTACAAACAAAACTTACACATCTTGTAGATGATGTAATCAACAAACCACTCCTTCCAAGTTATATGGCAAAACATCTTTATGCAATGAACAATATTGAGATGCATACAGAGAAAAAAGAAGAATTTTCTATAAAAGATGAAAATATAACAGCTCTTGTAGTTGAAGATAATATGATCAATCAAAGACTGATAAAACTATTATTACAAGGGTATAATATTGATGTAGAGACTGCCGCAAACGGTTTAGAGGCTGTACAGCAATATAAAAAACATAATTTTGATATTGTATTTATGGATATAGATATGCCGCAAATGAACGGTATAGTAGCAACAAAAGAGATAAAAGCGGTGATGTCTTTAGGTGCGAAAAAAACACCTATAGTCGCATTGACAGCATTATCAATGGATGGTGATAGAGAGATGATCCTTAGTGAAGGACTGGATGATTACCTCTCTAAACCGTTAACTCGTGATAAATTAGAGCTAATTTTAGAAAAATATTTAAAAGTACATGTATAG
- the nth gene encoding endonuclease III, translated as MKKATKKEIAEIHKRFVERYSDAVTELAYKNAYELVVAVALSAQCTDKRVNVITPALFEKYPSPKELAQADIEDVKALINTCSFFNNKAKNIIEMAKRVVEVYDGEIPMNEKELQTLAGVGQKTANVVMIEYTGANLMAVDTHVFRVSHRLGLSDDKTPIATEATLVKKFKNDLHALHQGMVLFGRYICRAKNPKCEECFLTEFCKTKETFKV; from the coding sequence ATGAAAAAAGCAACGAAAAAAGAGATAGCTGAGATCCACAAACGTTTTGTAGAGAGATACAGCGATGCGGTAACGGAATTAGCATACAAAAATGCTTATGAACTGGTTGTAGCAGTAGCCCTTTCGGCACAATGTACAGATAAAAGGGTAAATGTAATCACACCTGCACTTTTTGAAAAATACCCATCTCCAAAAGAGCTTGCACAGGCAGATATTGAAGATGTAAAAGCGCTTATTAACACTTGTTCATTTTTTAATAATAAAGCTAAAAACATTATAGAGATGGCAAAAAGAGTTGTAGAAGTGTATGATGGCGAGATTCCAATGAATGAAAAAGAGTTACAAACTCTTGCAGGTGTTGGGCAAAAAACTGCAAATGTTGTTATGATCGAATACACGGGTGCGAATTTAATGGCGGTTGATACGCACGTTTTTCGGGTTTCACATAGACTGGGCCTTAGTGATGACAAAACACCGATCGCTACAGAAGCTACCCTTGTTAAAAAATTTAAAAACGATCTCCATGCACTGCATCAGGGGATGGTACTTTTTGGAAGATATATCTGTCGTGCCAAAAATCCAAAGTGTGAAGAGTGTTTTTTAACGGAATTTTGTAAGACAAAGGAAACTTTTAAAGTATAG
- the cmoA gene encoding carboxy-S-adenosyl-L-methionine synthase CmoA has product MNDQVFTKPIKKQFEFDEEVAAVFDDMLERSVPFYKESQKITKFFVLKNLSENGIVYDLGCSTASLLLDINRDLECKANLIGLDNSEAMLARAKRKIEAFGADIEVKLADILEYDYKEADAFISNYTLQFIRPLVREKLIKKIADSLKKEGVFIFSEKVISHHPKLNKDLIECYYDFKKEQGYSEYEIMQKREALENVLVPYSEEENIKMALENGFTHCEVVFRWANFATFIAIK; this is encoded by the coding sequence ATGAACGATCAAGTATTTACAAAACCTATAAAAAAACAGTTTGAGTTTGATGAAGAGGTTGCTGCCGTTTTTGACGATATGTTGGAACGGAGTGTACCTTTTTATAAAGAGAGTCAAAAAATAACAAAGTTTTTTGTGCTCAAAAATCTAAGTGAAAACGGTATAGTGTACGATCTTGGATGTTCAACTGCAAGTTTATTATTGGATATAAACAGAGACTTAGAGTGTAAAGCTAACCTTATAGGATTAGATAACTCTGAAGCGATGCTTGCACGTGCAAAAAGAAAGATAGAAGCATTCGGCGCAGATATAGAGGTAAAACTTGCTGATATACTGGAGTATGATTACAAAGAAGCAGATGCTTTTATCAGTAACTATACATTGCAGTTTATCCGACCGCTTGTAAGAGAGAAACTCATTAAAAAGATAGCTGATTCGCTAAAAAAAGAGGGCGTGTTTATCTTTAGTGAAAAAGTGATCTCTCACCATCCAAAACTCAATAAAGACCTGATCGAATGTTATTACGACTTTAAAAAAGAGCAGGGGTACAGTGAGTATGAGATCATGCAAAAACGTGAAGCTCTAGAGAACGTACTGGTTCCTTACAGTGAAGAGGAAAATATTAAAATGGCGTTAGAAAACGGCTTTACCCATTGTGAAGTTGTTTTTCGCTGGGCAAACTTTGCCACGTTTATAGCGATCAAATAA
- the fbaA gene encoding class II fructose-bisphosphate aldolase, translating into MSTGILDIVKPGVLFGDDVTKVYEHAKKNGFAIPAVNVVNTDSINGVLEAASKANSPVIIQFSNGGGSYFAGKGLSNENEQAAIAGTIAGAMYVHMMAETYGVAVILHTDHAARKLLPWIDALLSTGEVHYQAYGKPLFSSHMLDLSEEPLEENIATCKAYLERMSKIGMHIEIELGVTGGEEDGVDNTNIDNALLYTQPEEVAYAYEELGKISPNFTIAASFGNVHGVYKPGNVVLTPKILDNSQKYIQEKFSTAEKPVNFVFHGGSGSLPEEISEAISYGVIKMNIDTDTQWATWNGVREYVAKNHDYLQGQIGNPEGEDKPNKKYYDPRKWLRAGQESLVERVIEAFKDLNAMDRN; encoded by the coding sequence ATGAGTACTGGTATATTAGATATTGTAAAACCTGGTGTGTTATTTGGTGATGATGTTACAAAAGTTTATGAGCATGCAAAAAAGAACGGATTTGCTATCCCGGCCGTAAATGTTGTAAATACAGATTCGATCAATGGTGTTTTAGAAGCTGCGAGCAAAGCAAACTCTCCTGTAATAATTCAATTTAGTAACGGTGGTGGTTCTTACTTTGCTGGAAAAGGTTTAAGTAATGAAAATGAACAAGCTGCAATCGCCGGAACTATTGCAGGTGCTATGTATGTTCACATGATGGCTGAAACTTACGGAGTAGCTGTTATTCTTCACACTGACCATGCTGCAAGAAAACTGCTTCCATGGATCGACGCTCTTTTAAGTACTGGTGAGGTACATTACCAAGCATACGGCAAGCCGCTTTTCTCTTCACATATGTTAGACCTCTCAGAAGAGCCTTTAGAAGAAAACATTGCTACTTGTAAAGCTTACTTAGAGCGTATGAGTAAAATCGGTATGCACATCGAGATTGAGCTTGGTGTTACGGGTGGTGAAGAAGACGGTGTTGATAATACAAATATTGACAATGCACTTCTATATACACAACCAGAGGAAGTTGCATACGCATATGAAGAGTTAGGAAAAATCTCTCCAAACTTTACAATTGCAGCCTCATTTGGAAATGTTCACGGTGTATATAAACCGGGGAACGTTGTTTTAACTCCAAAAATTTTAGACAATTCACAAAAATATATCCAGGAAAAATTTTCTACTGCTGAAAAACCTGTAAACTTTGTTTTCCACGGTGGTTCTGGATCACTTCCTGAAGAGATCTCTGAAGCTATCTCATACGGTGTTATTAAAATGAACATCGATACAGATACACAGTGGGCTACTTGGAACGGTGTAAGAGAATATGTAGCTAAAAATCATGATTACTTACAAGGTCAGATCGGAAACCCAGAAGGTGAAGATAAACCAAACAAAAAATACTACGATCCTAGAAAATGGTTACGTGCAGGTCAAGAGAGTTTAGTAGAGCGCGTAATTGAAGCGTTCAAAGATCTTAATGCAATGGACAGAAACTAA
- a CDS encoding XRE family transcriptional regulator: MQIDDLFNILHNSVESQNNGRKISLKDMANSLGLSMRTYQDWKLGRAKPQAAATVIKMLGMLDDDEIIRAVRKINKLKDN; this comes from the coding sequence ATGCAAATTGATGACTTGTTTAATATACTTCACAACTCGGTAGAATCACAAAACAATGGACGTAAGATATCTCTTAAGGACATGGCAAACTCTTTAGGGCTATCTATGCGTACATACCAAGACTGGAAGCTTGGTCGTGCCAAACCTCAAGCGGCTGCAACCGTGATCAAAATGTTAGGTATGTTAGATGATGATGAGATTATTCGCGCTGTTAGAAAAATCAACAAACTAAAGGATAATTAA
- a CDS encoding HU family DNA-binding protein, whose protein sequence is MNKAQFVELVQECGNYKTKVEAEAAIKAFTEAVTEALVKKEDVSLVGFGSFAAALQKGKSGTVPGTDKTYTTQDKMVPKFKAGKGLKDRIAAGK, encoded by the coding sequence ATGAATAAGGCACAATTCGTTGAATTAGTACAAGAATGTGGTAACTACAAAACTAAAGTAGAAGCAGAGGCAGCTATTAAAGCTTTCACTGAAGCTGTAACTGAAGCTTTAGTAAAAAAAGAGGATGTTTCTCTAGTAGGTTTTGGTAGTTTTGCTGCTGCATTACAAAAAGGTAAAAGTGGTACAGTTCCAGGTACTGACAAAACTTATACTACTCAAGATAAAATGGTTCCTAAATTTAAAGCTGGTAAAGGTCTTAAAGACCGCATTGCAGCTGGTAAATAA
- the msrB gene encoding peptide-methionine (R)-S-oxide reductase MsrB, with product MKVIKSEQEWKKQLTPEAYYVCREHGTEAPFSGKYYDCKDEGVYKCVCCGAPLFESSTKFDSGTGWPSYFEPIEDAITEHKDMTHGMIRIEVRCASCDAHLGHVFPDGPEPTGMRYCINSVCLTLDENE from the coding sequence ATGAAAGTAATCAAGAGTGAACAGGAATGGAAAAAACAACTAACTCCTGAAGCGTATTATGTGTGTAGAGAGCATGGAACCGAAGCACCTTTTTCCGGTAAATATTACGACTGTAAAGATGAAGGTGTTTACAAATGTGTATGTTGCGGGGCTCCACTTTTTGAATCTTCTACAAAATTTGACTCCGGAACCGGATGGCCAAGCTACTTTGAACCGATTGAAGATGCTATAACTGAACATAAAGATATGACTCACGGAATGATCCGTATAGAGGTAAGATGTGCATCATGTGATGCTCATTTAGGACATGTTTTTCCTGATGGACCAGAACCGACTGGGATGAGATACTGCATCAACTCTGTATGCTTAACACTTGACGAGAACGAATAA
- a CDS encoding peptidylprolyl isomerase, whose protein sequence is MKNIIITLFLLLSATILNAQNPHVVLETNQGNIELELYPDVAPLAVENFTTHVKNGYYDNLTFHRIIKNFMIQGGDPTGTGRGGKSIWGKEFKNEYKANVVFDEPGILAMANAGPNTNGSQFFITVAPTPWLNGGYTIFGKVANEASMNVVLKMSNVATNGRYGGDRPNQPQIIKKAYLK, encoded by the coding sequence ATGAAAAACATAATTATTACACTGTTTTTACTTCTGTCGGCAACTATATTAAATGCCCAAAATCCACATGTTGTTTTAGAAACAAACCAGGGGAACATTGAACTAGAGCTCTATCCAGATGTAGCTCCTTTAGCTGTTGAAAACTTTACTACACATGTAAAAAACGGTTACTATGACAACCTAACATTTCACAGAATCATTAAAAACTTTATGATCCAAGGCGGTGATCCTACCGGAACAGGCCGTGGTGGAAAGTCTATCTGGGGTAAAGAGTTTAAAAACGAATATAAAGCAAATGTTGTTTTTGACGAGCCTGGTATATTAGCTATGGCAAATGCAGGACCAAATACAAACGGCAGCCAGTTTTTTATTACGGTTGCACCGACACCTTGGCTAAACGGTGGTTATACAATTTTTGGAAAAGTTGCGAACGAAGCTTCTATGAACGTAGTTCTTAAAATGAGTAATGTAGCAACAAACGGAAGATACGGGGGAGACAGACCTAACCAACCCCAAATTATTAAAAAAGCATACTTAAAATAG
- a CDS encoding inorganic phosphate transporter, giving the protein MDIETLNKLEKKALKKSGMDFTRLGVALFFAVAVLTFSFVSNGGVPNNMFLAIAALIGAYMAMNIGANDVANNVGPAVGSRAMTMTMAIVIAAVFEASGALIAGGDVVKTIKKGIIDISAFGGNADPFIWAMMAALLAAALWLNLATALRAPVSTTHSIVGGVMGAGIAAAGFSIVSWSTMGKIAASWVISPVLGGVIAAAFLFSIKKAIVFKKNKIDAAKKYVPIYVAIMAWAFVTYLTLKGLKKIWPNIIEKINSIFSLSLEVSSHPSFTTALIMGAITAVIVYIYIANKIKNKVFDDSNDGVNTLFTIPLIFSAALLSFAHGANDVANAVGPLAAISDAVLNGGVSTKASIPLWVMAVGALGIALGLMLYGPKLIKTVGAEITELNQIRAFSIAMAAAITVIIASQLGLPVSSTHIAIGGVFGVGFLREYLHITSKETHSVEDDLQIIEDEKATMNAYKAELTTLEKKDDKSKADYERVVELYKLIAKEEELLKSTKKHIKRIEKVQYVKRDTVKKIIAAWIITVPAAAIIAAVLFYAIKGIML; this is encoded by the coding sequence ATGGATATAGAAACACTCAATAAACTAGAGAAAAAAGCACTTAAAAAAAGCGGAATGGACTTTACAAGATTAGGAGTTGCACTCTTTTTTGCAGTTGCAGTTTTAACTTTTAGTTTTGTGTCAAACGGTGGTGTTCCAAATAATATGTTCTTAGCAATTGCAGCTTTAATCGGTGCATATATGGCTATGAACATTGGTGCTAATGATGTAGCAAACAATGTAGGACCGGCTGTTGGTTCACGTGCTATGACTATGACTATGGCAATTGTTATTGCTGCTGTTTTTGAAGCCAGCGGTGCACTTATTGCCGGTGGAGATGTTGTTAAAACAATTAAAAAAGGGATCATTGATATCTCTGCTTTTGGAGGCAATGCCGATCCTTTTATCTGGGCTATGATGGCTGCACTTTTAGCTGCTGCACTTTGGCTAAACCTTGCTACTGCACTTAGAGCTCCTGTGTCTACTACACACTCTATTGTAGGTGGTGTAATGGGTGCAGGTATTGCAGCAGCAGGCTTTAGTATCGTATCATGGTCGACAATGGGAAAAATTGCAGCATCATGGGTAATCTCTCCTGTTTTAGGTGGAGTTATTGCTGCAGCATTTTTATTCTCTATTAAAAAAGCGATAGTATTTAAAAAGAACAAGATAGATGCCGCAAAAAAATATGTACCAATCTATGTAGCTATTATGGCGTGGGCTTTTGTAACTTACTTAACACTCAAAGGGCTTAAAAAGATTTGGCCAAATATTATTGAAAAAATAAACTCTATTTTTTCTCTTTCACTTGAAGTAAGTTCACATCCAAGTTTCACAACAGCATTAATTATGGGTGCTATCACGGCAGTAATTGTTTATATATACATTGCAAATAAAATTAAAAACAAAGTATTTGATGATTCAAATGACGGTGTAAATACTCTTTTTACGATTCCATTGATTTTTTCTGCGGCACTTCTAAGTTTTGCTCACGGTGCGAATGACGTTGCAAATGCTGTAGGCCCATTAGCTGCTATTAGTGATGCAGTACTTAACGGCGGTGTATCAACAAAAGCATCTATCCCTCTTTGGGTTATGGCTGTGGGTGCTCTTGGTATTGCGCTAGGTCTTATGTTATATGGTCCAAAACTTATCAAAACTGTTGGTGCAGAGATCACTGAGCTCAACCAAATCAGAGCTTTCTCAATTGCAATGGCTGCGGCTATTACGGTTATTATAGCTTCTCAGCTTGGTCTTCCAGTAAGTTCTACTCATATCGCTATCGGTGGAGTTTTCGGTGTTGGTTTTTTAAGAGAATATCTCCATATCACTTCAAAAGAGACACATAGTGTTGAAGATGACTTACAGATTATCGAAGATGAAAAAGCTACAATGAATGCTTATAAAGCTGAACTCACTACACTAGAGAAAAAAGATGATAAATCTAAAGCTGATTATGAAAGAGTTGTAGAACTTTACAAACTCATAGCTAAAGAGGAAGAGCTCTTAAAATCTACGAAAAAACATATTAAGAGAATTGAAAAAGTACAGTATGTAAAACGTGACACTGTGAAAAAGATAATCGCAGCTTGGATCATTACGGTACCGGCTGCCGCAATTATTGCTGCAGTACTATTCTACGCTATTAAAGGGATTATGCTCTAA
- a CDS encoding diguanylate cyclase, which yields MKFPSAGDIASTQVVSIDISEPISKAIDMMIESDHRDIIVQDYDLFYVLTAIEVLKLRESTIKLTDPISHLTLKRTPAVKKDTNVLNLLRFLDELTEYICVVNDDKTIYGLITHTDITSNIDPEIIMDNYTIEDFLRLTRRVRWIDKEMSTTDVLSHMYTGENDSVIVVEGQKPIGILTTKDVVQLIKHNADLELPIKTYMNSPVDCVHKRTSVREALEFVKQKHYKRLIVTDDEGKLTGIITQKELILLTYNRWALVMKEHQEELQEINSILKAQNQEYELLASIDPLTKLYNRYKFKQLFNSSLETMLQRAGVMSLVLLDIDFFKKVNDQYGHNVGDDVLRKISELLKNETREVDIVCRWGGEEFIILFPTVDLEQACSIAEKIRGKIEQLQIDVVGQVTASFGIAEVSQKVFLEDVVAKADDALYKAKSAGRNKVMW from the coding sequence ATGAAATTTCCTAGTGCAGGTGATATAGCAAGTACGCAAGTAGTTTCAATAGATATCAGTGAACCTATTAGTAAGGCTATAGATATGATGATCGAGAGCGATCATCGTGATATAATTGTACAGGATTATGATCTGTTTTATGTACTGACTGCAATAGAGGTATTAAAACTACGCGAATCAACTATAAAACTTACAGACCCAATCTCCCATCTAACTTTAAAACGAACTCCGGCAGTTAAAAAAGATACAAACGTTCTTAATCTTTTAAGATTTTTAGATGAGTTAACTGAATATATCTGTGTTGTTAATGATGATAAAACTATTTACGGATTGATAACACATACAGATATTACTAGCAATATAGACCCTGAAATAATTATGGATAACTACACTATTGAAGATTTTTTAAGACTGACAAGACGTGTACGCTGGATCGATAAAGAGATGAGTACTACGGATGTATTGTCGCATATGTATACAGGGGAAAATGATAGTGTTATAGTTGTTGAGGGGCAAAAGCCCATAGGTATACTTACAACAAAAGATGTAGTACAGTTGATCAAACACAATGCAGACCTTGAGCTACCCATTAAAACATATATGAACTCACCTGTTGATTGTGTACACAAAAGAACGAGTGTCAGAGAGGCTTTAGAGTTTGTAAAACAAAAGCACTATAAACGTTTAATAGTTACTGATGATGAGGGTAAACTTACAGGAATAATTACACAAAAAGAGTTGATACTTTTAACCTATAATAGATGGGCATTAGTGATGAAAGAGCATCAAGAGGAGTTACAGGAGATCAACTCTATTTTAAAAGCTCAGAATCAAGAGTATGAACTGTTGGCCTCAATCGATCCACTTACAAAACTATATAATAGATATAAGTTCAAACAACTTTTCAATTCCTCTTTGGAAACTATGCTTCAAAGAGCCGGTGTTATGTCTTTAGTTCTTTTGGATATAGACTTTTTTAAAAAGGTGAATGATCAGTATGGGCATAACGTTGGAGATGATGTATTACGAAAAATTTCTGAACTGCTAAAAAATGAAACGAGAGAAGTGGATATTGTATGCCGATGGGGTGGGGAAGAGTTTATTATCCTTTTTCCAACAGTTGACTTAGAACAAGCATGCAGTATCGCTGAAAAAATAAGAGGCAAGATAGAACAACTTCAAATCGATGTAGTTGGTCAGGTGACTGCTAGTTTCGGTATAGCTGAAGTATCTCAAAAAGTTTTTCTAGAAGATGTAGTGGCAAAAGCCGACGATGCGCTCTATAAAGCGAAATCTGCCGGTAGAAATAAAGTTATGTGGTAA